Proteins co-encoded in one Candidatus Thermoplasmatota archaeon genomic window:
- a CDS encoding 50S ribosomal protein L37e, whose product MTKGTTSSAGGKTNHVACRRCGKHSFHVQKRRCASCGFGETSKLRHYNWARLKK is encoded by the coding sequence ATGACGAAAGGAACAACATCAAGTGCTGGCGGAAAAACCAACCATGTTGCCTGCCGACGCTGTGGGAAACATTCATTTCATGTGCAGAAGCGCAGGTGTGCATCCTGTGGTTTTGGTGAAACCAGTAAACTACGACACTACAATTGGGCACGATTAAAAAAATAA